From the Nostoc sp. PCC 7107 genome, the window TACTTCAAGAAATGACTGCTACAGGTCACTCCCGCTATCCCATTATTGGCGAATCTTTAGATGACATTCGCGGCATTGTTTATTTTCGGGATTTGGCGCAACCCTTGGCGATGGAAAAACTCACTTTTACATCCCATCTCCAACCGTGGATGCGTCCCGCCCGATTTGTCCCAGAAAACACGCCCTTAAGTGAACTATTGCCTATGATGCAGCAAGAAAAGCCCGCTATGGTCATCGTCGTAGATGAATTTGGCGGGACTGTTGGGTTAGTGACCATCCAAGATGTGATTGGCGAAATTATTGGCAATACAGGAGAACCAGCAAATAGCGAAGACTTGTTAATTGAGATTGTGGATCAGAACACATTTTTAGTACAAGCACAGATTAATCTCGAAGACCTCAACGAGGTTTTAAATCTCAGTTTGCCTTTAACGAGGGAATATCAAACTTTGGGTGGTTTTGTACTTTATCAATTACAGAAAATGCCCACGAAAGGTGAAATCTTTGTATATCAAAATCTTCAATTCACCATAGTCTCAGTTTTTGGGCCAAGGCTGCATCAAATTCAAGTTCAACGCTTACCGAGGGAGTAATAGGACTTACGCACAAACATGGTCTGTTGCGCTTGGGAGGGGTATTAGGGTTGTAAAATTGCTCTTGGGAGAGGTATTAGGGTTGTAAAAACCTACACCCTTACACCCTAAGCATAAGTAACCTGGTCTTGTAATCCCAATTCATCAAAAGCTGCCAGCCGTAGGCGACAAGAATCACAGACTCCGCAAGCCACATCACCGCCGCTATAACAAGACCAAGTTAAATTCCAAGGAACACCTAAAGTATTACCAAGCTGGATAATTTCAGTTTTTTTCAGATTCACTAAAGGGGCGACGATCGCAATTGGGCTACCTTCTCGGCCTTGCTTGGTTCCCAGGCGAAAAACTTCCTGCATTGCTTGGATGTAGTCAGGACGGCAATCAGGATAGCCGGAATAATCTAAGGCATTCACACCAATGTAAACTCGTTCAGCAGCGATCGCTTCTGCATAGCCTAAGGCAAAGCTTAAAAATATCGTATTCCGCGCAGGTACATAAGTTACAGGAATATTTTGCGACATTTCATCCAAAGAACGCG encodes:
- the queC gene encoding 7-cyano-7-deazaguanine synthase QueC, which translates into the protein MKAVILLSGGLDSSTVLYQAKADGCECYAISFDYQQRHRRELNSARYVAQTAQVVEHQVVNFDLRQWGGSALTDDKIDLPQARSLDEMSQNIPVTYVPARNTIFLSFALGYAEAIAAERVYIGVNALDYSGYPDCRPDYIQAMQEVFRLGTKQGREGSPIAIVAPLVNLKKTEIIQLGNTLGVPWNLTWSCYSGGDVACGVCDSCRLRLAAFDELGLQDQVTYA